A window of the Butyricimonas virosa genome harbors these coding sequences:
- a CDS encoding SusC/RagA family TonB-linked outer membrane protein: protein MKKNGIEVFDGGQRLKKMRFILKRSLLFLFMSIFFLQAEAASQVVRLTLNLKDVTIDEAITDMSQKTGYRFLYQMEEVLKYGKRDVNVKDATLDEVLKVLFKDTHLSYVIQNDVIIITQAKDEKKQEQPRQIKGKVIDTKKMPLPGVTILIKGTKLGVITDIDGKFKIEIPKLDSTILVFSFIGMETVYHQLSNDRKNDEKELVITMKDDVKEMDEVVVTGYGNIKKESFTGSSISVKREDLLKASATNVVQALSTFDPSFRIQQNNKWGSDPNAIPEIYIRGRSGIGVKELDKDALSKSSLKNNPNLPIFIMDGFEVSVQKVYDMDPMRVENVQILKDASATAMYGSRAANGVVVITTVAPKPGEVTISYSLTGSVSMPDLSDYNLANAREKLEIEQKAGIYTPQYYMTWKQALDAYNQRLLRVEEGVNTDWLSIPLRNSVNHKHSFSIEGGNADLRYGLDLSYNKNNGVMKDSYRDIMNVGFHVDYRLKNLQVVNYIEYNYTEAQESPYGDFSDYTHLQPYDRPYDKNGTLISGALEFSTLPHRDTRVNNPLYEARLNNFEYEKGDVFIDRLMAQWFLTDYLHLKGQIAITKEFTKKERFIDPLSSNTTAKAQKEAELEGDLYLTKGESTNWDAQIGAYVSKSFGAHALNASVVVNATSRKSESTSSHYRGFPSGEYHSPNYAAEIKDKPSKSQSASRLAGFLLLANYTWNDIYLADVSVRFDGSSEFGLDQKWAPFWSFGAGVNLHNYAFLNGSKVINRMKFRASYGQTGKVNFPSYSARTVYRTFDRWYIAGFGVGLKALGNRDLKWETTNKLNVGTDMEFWNSRISLVFDYYYNKTVDLITDVTLPGSAGFSSYKSNLGETLNKGFDIQFRFDVMKNKDWNVALWGNLNHNRNEILKISDALKAYNSQVEDYYGLAEESQTPTLSWTQAGKTYSDFIKPIMKYEEGASLTAIYGVRSLGIDPSNGKELYLYRNGQASHKWKATEEVVLGDSEPKASGSFGLNATYKNFSLFASFGYEWGKQTYNETLIMNVENADIQGSNVDKRVLTQRWEKPGDIAPLKDIKDMNSVTLPTSRFVQDENVLSLDALTLSYDFDPLWLRKIFLKTLRLEVSTNELFRLSSIKQERGTSYPFARTVNFSLRATF from the coding sequence ATGAAAAAAAACGGAATCGAAGTCTTTGATGGAGGTCAAAGATTAAAAAAGATGCGATTTATTTTAAAACGCAGCCTTCTTTTTCTGTTTATGTCGATCTTTTTCTTGCAGGCCGAAGCGGCCTCTCAAGTGGTAAGATTGACGTTGAATTTGAAAGATGTTACGATTGATGAGGCCATCACGGACATGAGCCAAAAAACGGGGTATCGTTTTTTGTATCAGATGGAGGAAGTTTTGAAGTATGGAAAACGTGATGTAAACGTGAAAGATGCGACTTTGGACGAAGTATTGAAAGTCTTGTTTAAAGATACACATTTGTCTTACGTGATTCAGAATGATGTAATTATCATTACTCAAGCAAAAGACGAGAAAAAGCAAGAACAACCCAGGCAGATCAAAGGTAAGGTAATTGACACGAAGAAAATGCCGTTGCCGGGAGTTACCATATTAATCAAAGGAACTAAATTGGGAGTGATAACAGATATAGACGGGAAGTTTAAAATCGAGATCCCGAAATTGGATAGTACGATTTTGGTATTTTCGTTTATCGGAATGGAAACGGTTTATCACCAATTGAGTAATGATCGAAAAAATGATGAAAAAGAGCTGGTAATCACGATGAAGGATGATGTGAAAGAGATGGACGAGGTGGTTGTAACTGGATATGGCAATATCAAGAAGGAGAGTTTTACCGGTAGTTCTATCTCCGTGAAACGGGAGGATTTATTGAAGGCATCTGCCACGAACGTGGTGCAAGCATTATCAACATTTGATCCATCATTCCGTATACAACAGAACAATAAGTGGGGATCGGACCCGAATGCTATTCCTGAAATATATATACGCGGACGTTCCGGTATCGGGGTGAAAGAACTGGATAAAGATGCGTTGTCTAAATCTTCTTTGAAGAATAACCCGAATCTTCCTATTTTTATCATGGACGGTTTCGAGGTAAGTGTACAGAAAGTGTATGATATGGATCCAATGCGGGTTGAAAATGTCCAGATATTGAAGGATGCTTCAGCTACGGCAATGTATGGTTCTCGTGCGGCGAATGGTGTTGTGGTGATCACTACTGTTGCCCCGAAACCGGGTGAAGTGACTATTTCGTACAGCCTGACAGGTTCGGTTTCTATGCCTGATCTTTCTGATTATAACTTGGCTAATGCAAGGGAAAAATTAGAAATAGAGCAAAAAGCCGGGATTTATACCCCGCAATATTATATGACTTGGAAACAAGCTTTGGATGCTTATAACCAGCGATTGTTGCGCGTAGAGGAAGGTGTGAACACAGATTGGTTGTCAATTCCTTTGCGAAATTCCGTTAATCATAAGCATAGTTTTTCGATAGAGGGGGGGAATGCAGATTTACGTTATGGACTTGATCTCTCTTATAATAAAAATAATGGTGTGATGAAGGATTCTTACCGGGATATCATGAACGTGGGGTTTCACGTGGATTACCGGCTTAAGAATTTGCAGGTGGTGAATTATATCGAGTATAATTATACCGAGGCACAAGAGTCTCCTTATGGTGATTTTTCCGATTACACTCATTTACAACCATATGATCGTCCTTATGACAAGAATGGAACATTGATTTCCGGAGCATTGGAATTTTCAACACTACCTCATAGGGATACCCGAGTGAATAATCCTTTGTACGAGGCTCGTTTAAATAATTTTGAATACGAGAAAGGGGATGTGTTTATCGATCGATTGATGGCTCAATGGTTCTTGACGGATTATTTGCATTTAAAAGGTCAGATTGCTATAACGAAAGAATTTACTAAAAAAGAACGTTTTATTGATCCTCTTTCTTCCAACACGACTGCAAAAGCTCAGAAGGAAGCGGAATTGGAGGGTGATCTTTATTTAACGAAAGGGGAATCCACGAATTGGGATGCTCAAATTGGTGCGTATGTATCAAAATCATTTGGTGCGCATGCTTTGAATGCTTCAGTGGTAGTCAATGCCACGTCTCGCAAATCTGAAAGTACCTCCAGTCATTACCGAGGATTTCCTTCCGGAGAGTATCATTCTCCTAATTATGCAGCAGAGATCAAGGATAAACCCTCAAAATCTCAGAGTGCTAGTCGGTTGGCCGGTTTTTTGCTTTTAGCGAATTATACTTGGAATGATATTTATCTGGCAGACGTGTCTGTGCGTTTTGATGGTTCATCTGAGTTTGGTTTGGATCAAAAATGGGCTCCATTCTGGTCGTTTGGAGCGGGTGTCAATTTGCATAACTATGCTTTCTTGAATGGGAGTAAGGTGATCAATCGCATGAAATTTCGTGCTTCTTACGGGCAAACCGGTAAAGTGAATTTTCCGTCTTACAGTGCCAGAACGGTTTATCGGACGTTTGATCGTTGGTATATTGCCGGTTTTGGAGTCGGTTTGAAGGCATTGGGAAATAGAGATTTGAAATGGGAGACAACGAATAAATTGAATGTCGGTACGGATATGGAATTTTGGAATAGTCGGATTTCTTTGGTGTTTGATTATTATTACAATAAAACGGTTGACTTGATCACGGATGTAACTTTGCCGGGATCTGCCGGTTTCTCTTCTTACAAGAGTAATTTGGGTGAAACGTTGAACAAGGGATTCGATATTCAGTTTCGTTTTGATGTAATGAAAAACAAGGATTGGAATGTTGCCTTATGGGGTAATCTGAACCATAATAGGAATGAAATTCTGAAAATTTCAGATGCTTTGAAAGCTTATAATTCTCAAGTGGAAGATTATTATGGACTTGCTGAAGAGAGTCAAACACCAACTTTATCATGGACTCAGGCCGGTAAGACCTATTCGGATTTTATCAAACCGATCATGAAGTACGAGGAAGGCGCCTCTTTAACAGCAATTTATGGCGTACGTTCATTGGGTATTGATCCCTCAAACGGTAAAGAGTTGTATCTCTACCGTAATGGACAGGCCAGTCACAAATGGAAAGCAACAGAAGAGGTCGTGCTTGGAGATTCGGAGCCTAAGGCTAGCGGGTCTTTCGGTTTGAATGCTACCTACAAGAATTTCTCGTTATTTGCTTCCTTCGGTTATGAATGGGGAAAACAGACGTACAATGAAACGTTGATCATGAATGTTGAGAATGCGGACATTCAAGGAAGTAATGTTGATAAACGTGTGCTGACACAGCGATGGGAAAAACCGGGTGATATTGCTCCATTGAAAGATATAAAGGATATGAATAGTGTTACGTTGCCTACTTCCCGTTTTGTGCAGGATGAAAATGTTTTATCTTTAGATGCTTTGACGTTGAGTTATGATTTTGACCCGCTATGGCTTCGGAAAATATTTTTGAAAACTCTGCGTTTGGAAGTAAGTACGAATGAATTATTCCGTTTGTCTTCCATCAAGCAGGAGCGAGGGACGAGTTATCCTTTTGCCAGAACGGTGAATTTTTCTTTACGTGCAACTTTTTAG
- a CDS encoding DUF4843 domain-containing protein yields MRKYILFAFVWACVLSACSEKGIMEYSDNTLYVYFAADATKDSTTYSFKAYPSGEIHVKIPMKCDGVWEREDREYTVSADKNFTTLPSDLYVLPEKCVFPAGQLQDTIEIVLLDGEVLKEKMCRLMLKVDETEFVKEGEVEFSRAIFLVSSKLIRPDWWTVWDGGYGGAENYFNIAEQIYLGEYSETKYTMFLEELAKDGVEFDGKNKLVLKKYSLRLKRRVEEYNNDPENIANGKVPLKDENGNKIVIPVVG; encoded by the coding sequence ATGAGAAAATATATTTTGTTTGCGTTCGTTTGGGCGTGTGTGTTGTCTGCTTGTAGTGAAAAAGGGATCATGGAATATTCCGATAATACCCTTTACGTGTATTTTGCTGCAGATGCAACGAAAGATAGTACAACTTATTCATTTAAAGCTTATCCTAGTGGAGAGATTCACGTGAAGATTCCGATGAAATGCGATGGTGTTTGGGAGAGAGAGGATCGGGAGTACACCGTATCTGCTGACAAGAACTTTACGACTTTACCTTCCGATTTGTATGTATTGCCAGAGAAGTGTGTTTTCCCGGCAGGACAATTGCAGGATACGATTGAAATCGTATTGTTGGATGGCGAAGTATTGAAAGAAAAAATGTGTCGGTTGATGTTGAAGGTGGACGAGACTGAATTTGTGAAAGAGGGAGAGGTGGAATTCAGTCGTGCCATATTCTTGGTTTCCTCGAAGTTAATTCGTCCTGATTGGTGGACCGTGTGGGATGGTGGTTATGGTGGAGCTGAGAATTATTTTAATATTGCGGAGCAGATTTATCTAGGTGAATATTCGGAAACGAAATACACGATGTTTCTGGAGGAATTGGCAAAAGATGGAGTGGAGTTTGATGGGAAGAATAAGTTGGTGTTGAAGAAATATTCCCTGCGTTTGAAGCGTCGAGTAGAGGAATATAATAATGATCCCGAGAATATAGCCAATGGTAAAGTTCCATTAAAAGACGAGAATGGTAATAAAATAGTTATTCCTGTAGTTGGGTAA
- a CDS encoding FecR family protein, which produces MVECPKDYKISRLIAKKLMGVILPEDEERLNAWLEEDARNKDLYRRILETENLSVRDMYAKRLDVEHTWDTLRVQLVGQRKCRSLFSSWQIGVVASVILFVGIGLYWGFWKKSEVEQVEMVACVEMRGAKAVLVTSQGNEIVLQDSTVRLISLGGGMVAQNDGSRVSYEGNGDMEKDDVLEYNTIRVPRGGEYKLFLSDNTEVFLNSDSEIRFPVKFGKGKRDVFLRGEAFFVVTKDASRPFVVNANDKMSVEVLGTQFNLQAYPDDTFVETTLNDGAVRVFNGKQGVKLRPDEQAVYDEGKFTVRKVDASRYSAWKEGKFMLLNHSLENIMTRLARWYNIDIFWENPEVKEYHFSGELARYEDFTEILRMLELATRVHFEVRDRTVFVRKIEK; this is translated from the coding sequence ATGGTAGAGTGTCCTAAAGATTATAAAATATCCCGTTTGATAGCTAAAAAGTTAATGGGAGTTATCTTGCCCGAGGATGAGGAAAGACTAAATGCTTGGCTGGAGGAGGATGCAAGAAATAAGGATTTATATCGACGTATTCTTGAGACCGAAAATCTTTCTGTTAGGGATATGTATGCGAAGCGTTTGGATGTAGAACATACTTGGGATACCTTGAGAGTGCAGTTGGTTGGACAAAGAAAGTGTAGATCTTTATTTTCGTCTTGGCAGATTGGAGTAGTTGCTTCCGTAATATTGTTTGTAGGAATTGGATTGTACTGGGGATTCTGGAAAAAATCGGAGGTAGAACAAGTAGAGATGGTGGCTTGCGTGGAGATGAGAGGAGCCAAAGCTGTTTTAGTGACTTCCCAAGGGAATGAGATTGTTTTACAGGATAGTACTGTACGGTTGATTTCCTTGGGAGGGGGAATGGTTGCCCAAAATGATGGGAGTCGGGTGTCTTACGAGGGAAATGGAGATATGGAGAAAGATGATGTACTGGAATACAATACTATCCGAGTACCTCGAGGAGGGGAGTATAAGTTGTTTTTATCCGATAACACGGAAGTCTTTTTGAATTCTGATTCGGAAATTCGTTTCCCAGTGAAATTCGGTAAGGGGAAACGTGATGTTTTTTTACGGGGAGAAGCTTTTTTTGTGGTTACTAAAGATGCTTCCCGTCCTTTTGTTGTGAATGCTAACGATAAGATGTCAGTGGAAGTTTTGGGTACGCAGTTTAATTTGCAGGCTTATCCGGATGATACTTTTGTGGAGACGACTTTGAATGATGGGGCGGTACGGGTATTTAATGGCAAACAGGGAGTGAAACTTCGTCCGGATGAGCAAGCCGTTTATGATGAAGGGAAATTCACGGTTCGTAAGGTTGATGCCAGTCGTTATTCTGCATGGAAAGAAGGGAAATTCATGTTGTTGAATCATTCGTTGGAGAATATTATGACTCGTTTGGCGCGTTGGTACAATATAGATATATTTTGGGAGAATCCAGAGGTAAAAGAGTATCATTTCTCCGGAGAATTGGCCCGGTACGAGGATTTCACGGAAATATTGAGAATGCTGGAGTTGGCAACTCGGGTACATTTTGAGGTAAGGGATAGGACTGTGTTCGTGCGTAAAATAGAAAAATGA
- a CDS encoding RNA polymerase sigma-70 factor: MYDNNQNNGDRLFESIRQGDIGAYEMLFKKYYLSMCMIARRIVEDEDVAKDLVQEIFIRLWEKRKTYDFQEMTDIFLYVSVRNKCFDYLRSRKKLPLQQELKAADNEYFFRDILIEEETYRIIMEAIDALPVQSGRVIKLSLEGKQNKEISENLGISVNTVKSLKYKAMDTLRAVLKDYFYLLLVFLAENN, encoded by the coding sequence ATGTATGATAATAATCAAAATAATGGTGATAGATTATTTGAATCCATTCGTCAAGGTGATATTGGTGCCTACGAAATGCTTTTCAAAAAATATTACTTGTCCATGTGCATGATTGCTCGTCGTATTGTTGAGGATGAGGATGTGGCGAAGGATCTTGTTCAGGAAATATTTATTCGCTTGTGGGAGAAAAGGAAAACTTATGATTTTCAAGAGATGACAGATATATTTTTATACGTGTCTGTTAGAAATAAATGCTTTGATTATTTGAGAAGTCGAAAAAAACTTCCACTTCAACAGGAGTTAAAAGCTGCTGATAATGAGTACTTTTTTCGCGATATTTTAATAGAAGAGGAAACCTATAGGATCATAATGGAAGCTATTGATGCTTTACCTGTTCAGAGTGGGCGAGTTATAAAATTGAGCTTGGAAGGAAAACAGAATAAAGAAATTTCTGAAAATTTAGGTATTTCCGTGAATACTGTCAAGTCTTTGAAATATAAGGCTATGGATACTCTTCGTGCGGTTTTAAAAGATTACTTCTATCTTCTTTTGGTGTTTTTAGCGGAAAATAATTGA
- a CDS encoding PKD-like family lipoprotein, translating into MKKNLIYIFILLSVMACLDDKSNYDYKDLNDFENWDRNGVSNVDSDYTLYPGEEILFEPKVRFSIDSLNPDASYAWYLGKEEEKTLLSEQLNYTYKAEEIGEFTLLFCATDNKTNVTFTKEISVDVIASWKYGWMVLSRSAGNESQLSMILSKKQKISVTVDGKDVSRDTVVYVGENMNIVPNLGRGPRRLVENFILPTVHGMLVEDEVMVLQESGPVELDGNKLTPVGYAKNEFFDGIPDHFDPVDAVLTFDGKWLLNSDNYIYMANLSVAIDLHSGFYLKDASLNGKKVKTLLPYYKGEGNYLIVGIDENDTYFGIVNDGECGYNSTDYVINPLNSVGACAEFRDDYENDLFKGVEGEFIFHAWANEANYYTSPAYFSVLDQNGEYLWHYYELDYRKENDKFYLTEESSESGQIPASIMVDYKCMAFFPWHEWLLVVSSDQLHFYDYWENRIINLASLPQFNSEIVGLAVKDYDSYYGTLNAHLAVALKSGEVYIFEVKYDSELEEMELVELYHKDGFGEIVDIECKFGQGNKPGASSMY; encoded by the coding sequence ATGAAAAAAAATTTGATATATATTTTTATTCTGTTGTCAGTCATGGCTTGCTTGGATGATAAGAGCAACTATGATTATAAGGATTTGAATGACTTTGAAAATTGGGATCGTAATGGAGTAAGTAATGTTGATAGTGATTACACGTTATATCCCGGTGAAGAAATTCTGTTTGAACCGAAGGTCCGATTTTCGATTGATTCGTTAAACCCGGATGCATCATATGCTTGGTATTTGGGTAAAGAAGAGGAAAAGACTTTGTTGTCGGAACAATTGAACTATACCTATAAGGCAGAAGAGATTGGGGAATTTACTTTGTTGTTTTGTGCAACTGATAATAAAACGAATGTCACGTTTACAAAAGAGATTAGTGTAGATGTGATTGCTTCCTGGAAATACGGTTGGATGGTATTGTCGCGGTCTGCCGGTAATGAATCCCAGTTGTCCATGATCCTGTCCAAAAAGCAGAAGATAAGTGTGACTGTTGATGGTAAAGACGTGTCACGGGATACTGTTGTTTATGTGGGAGAAAACATGAATATAGTACCAAATTTGGGTAGAGGTCCTCGTCGTTTGGTTGAAAATTTCATTCTCCCGACAGTACATGGGATGTTGGTTGAAGATGAGGTTATGGTGTTGCAGGAGAGTGGACCGGTGGAGTTGGATGGAAATAAATTGACACCGGTGGGATATGCAAAAAATGAGTTTTTTGACGGGATTCCGGATCATTTTGATCCGGTGGATGCCGTGCTGACGTTTGACGGGAAGTGGCTTTTGAATTCTGATAATTACATATATATGGCTAATCTTTCCGTTGCGATTGATTTGCACTCCGGGTTCTACTTGAAAGATGCGTCGTTAAACGGGAAAAAGGTGAAGACTTTATTACCATATTACAAAGGTGAAGGTAATTATCTGATCGTTGGTATTGATGAAAACGATACTTATTTCGGGATCGTGAATGATGGAGAGTGTGGTTATAATTCTACCGATTATGTGATAAACCCCTTGAATAGCGTGGGAGCGTGTGCGGAGTTTCGAGATGATTATGAGAATGATCTTTTTAAAGGGGTAGAAGGTGAGTTTATTTTTCATGCTTGGGCTAACGAGGCAAATTATTATACTTCACCAGCCTATTTTTCAGTTCTTGACCAAAATGGAGAGTATTTGTGGCACTATTATGAATTAGATTACCGGAAGGAAAATGATAAATTCTATTTGACTGAGGAATCCAGTGAATCCGGTCAAATACCTGCTTCTATCATGGTTGATTATAAATGTATGGCTTTCTTCCCTTGGCATGAATGGTTGCTTGTTGTTTCTAGTGACCAATTACATTTCTATGATTATTGGGAAAATAGAATAATCAATCTGGCTTCTTTGCCACAGTTCAACTCGGAAATTGTAGGTCTTGCTGTAAAGGATTATGATTCATATTATGGTACTTTAAATGCTCATTTGGCTGTGGCTTTGAAGTCCGGTGAGGTTTATATTTTTGAAGTAAAGTATGATAGCGAACTAGAGGAAATGGAATTAGTGGAGTTGTACCACAAGGATGGTTTCGGGGAAATTGTAGATATCGAATGTAAGTTTGGTCAAGGAAATAAGCCAGGCGCATCTAGTATGTATTAA
- a CDS encoding DUF3467 domain-containing protein, protein MEEKKQQFDIELNREVAQGTYSNLSIISHSSSEFIVDFIRIMPGMPKAEVKSRIILTPEHAKRLLLALQDNVRRFEMDYGKINLPEGGPIAPMFPVDLEPQGQA, encoded by the coding sequence ATGGAAGAGAAAAAACAACAATTTGATATTGAATTAAATCGAGAGGTTGCACAAGGAACTTATTCGAATTTGTCAATTATTTCTCATTCTTCCTCCGAGTTTATTGTTGACTTTATCCGTATTATGCCGGGGATGCCCAAGGCTGAAGTGAAAAGCCGTATTATTTTGACCCCGGAACATGCGAAACGCTTGTTGCTGGCGTTACAAGATAATGTTCGGAGATTCGAGATGGATTACGGGAAGATTAATTTACCAGAGGGCGGCCCTATAGCTCCCATGTTCCCGGTGGATCTGGAACCGCAAGGACAAGCTTAA
- a CDS encoding RagB/SusD family nutrient uptake outer membrane protein — protein sequence MRNKLLYLVLPFFMLSCNEWLNVEPEDEISEEKLFSTGTGFRHALNGVYFTMESRNLYGKHLTWGIVDALGQVYDYKKAPGVNEMQYGAAKYAWDYYEFKPVLSSIWTEAYNVVANCNNIIQQIEYADPEIFAWKENEKAMIWGEALALRAFIQFDMLRLFAPAPSTNPGDRKFIPYVNTYPSYISNPKTVNECLELIAKDLIDAKQLLWKYDSAGSFSRSDNFELAGSGEKIFLIRRGFHLNYWAATALLARVYLYAQKEDEALEQAKEVMNFASQKGAFSLADRFYYGDRKCYSDVIFGLHVIDLLDYNKDIMSMENENNVKYLAVLEADKNYFGEDLEISKGDNGTIMTSNDYRFKYWIEDMNNEHYSYRLTKYDASTSGATAGVMEVSDHIVPFIRMSEVYYIAAEILCKRGAEGLTKAKSYLSYIKGRRGLKKTDMTLQKIENAQPDEFMDLLINDMRREWIGEGQTYFIYKRLNKNIPNANGGSVLASENVFVVPLPDVETNL from the coding sequence ATGAGAAATAAATTATTGTATTTAGTTTTACCGTTCTTTATGTTGTCATGTAATGAATGGTTGAATGTGGAACCGGAAGATGAGATTAGTGAAGAGAAGTTATTTTCCACGGGCACAGGTTTCCGGCATGCTTTAAATGGTGTTTACTTTACCATGGAGTCAAGGAATTTATACGGAAAACATTTGACGTGGGGAATCGTGGATGCATTGGGGCAGGTGTATGATTATAAAAAAGCTCCGGGTGTAAACGAAATGCAGTATGGTGCTGCTAAATATGCATGGGACTATTATGAATTCAAACCGGTGTTATCTTCTATCTGGACGGAGGCTTATAATGTCGTGGCCAATTGTAATAATATAATACAACAGATAGAATATGCTGATCCAGAGATATTTGCCTGGAAGGAAAATGAGAAAGCCATGATCTGGGGAGAGGCTTTGGCATTACGGGCGTTTATACAATTTGATATGTTACGTTTATTTGCCCCGGCACCCTCGACGAATCCGGGTGATCGTAAGTTTATTCCTTATGTGAATACTTACCCATCCTATATTTCTAACCCCAAAACGGTGAATGAGTGTCTGGAGTTGATTGCCAAGGATCTGATTGATGCGAAACAATTATTGTGGAAATATGATTCTGCAGGATCTTTTAGTCGTTCGGATAACTTCGAACTGGCGGGAAGCGGTGAAAAAATATTTTTAATACGTCGGGGTTTTCATCTGAATTATTGGGCGGCTACCGCTTTGTTGGCTCGTGTGTACTTGTATGCTCAGAAAGAGGATGAGGCTTTGGAACAAGCAAAAGAGGTGATGAATTTTGCATCCCAAAAAGGAGCTTTCTCTTTGGCAGATAGATTTTATTATGGAGATCGGAAGTGTTATTCCGACGTGATATTCGGATTGCATGTTATAGACCTGTTGGATTATAATAAGGATATTATGAGCATGGAAAACGAAAACAATGTTAAGTATTTGGCTGTTTTGGAGGCGGACAAGAATTATTTTGGTGAAGATTTGGAAATATCCAAAGGGGATAACGGGACCATAATGACAAGCAATGACTATCGTTTTAAATATTGGATAGAAGATATGAATAATGAACATTATTCTTATCGATTGACCAAGTATGATGCGTCGACTTCGGGAGCAACTGCCGGAGTAATGGAAGTTTCTGATCATATCGTACCTTTTATCCGGATGAGCGAGGTGTACTATATTGCTGCCGAGATTTTATGCAAGCGGGGAGCGGAAGGATTGACGAAGGCGAAATCTTATTTGTCATATATAAAAGGACGACGCGGGTTGAAAAAGACGGATATGACCCTACAAAAAATTGAAAATGCGCAACCCGATGAATTTATGGATTTATTGATTAATGATATGCGTCGGGAATGGATAGGGGAAGGACAGACGTATTTTATTTATAAACGTTTGAATAAGAATATTCCGAATGCAAATGGAGGTTCTGTTCTTGCTTCAGAAAATGTGTTTGTGGTACCACTTCCGGATGTTGAAACTAATTTGTGA